The Engystomops pustulosus chromosome 7, aEngPut4.maternal, whole genome shotgun sequence DNA window aaatgtttttaaagtttAAGTTTAATTGGGGAGGTGCTTCCAACAGGTCCTAGACGGCTTAAGTATGTAGCACCATGACATGTTTGTCAACGGGGGTTGAAGATTGTTTTGACATTACTGCTGGATATATGCTCTGTAGTCGGTAGCCTAGTGAAGTTTTTTCATGGGGAGGGGACATTTGGGGAGTCTACTCACCAATGCCCTGGTCTATTATACTCACTATAATGTCTCTATCCTGGAGACTGGACTTGACAGAGCGTCCATCAAGTCATTAAGGTAAGGACCAGCCAGACGGTTATTAGACAGCTCTAGAGTCTTCAGGGAGGGAGTATTCCATATTCCGGATGCCAAGTGTGTGCAGGACACGTCTTGTAGATAACTAGAAGACAAACTAAGAACAAAGATGTGGATGACATATATGGATGACAtggcagcagacagtatcacacatgataggattagatacacgcccTAGCAGATAAAATGAAACCAATATTGTGGAACATAAAATAAAatccatatacaccctgtataccACGTGTCGTCTCGTGTACACATCCCTTATACTTACAATAATGCCTCTATCCTGCAGGCTGGACTGGACAGGGCTTCCATCAAGTCTCGGAAGTGAGGTCCAGAGAGGCGGTTGTCTGACAGGTCAAGTATCTTCAAGGAGGGGTTATTCCTTAATACAGACGCCAAATGGATGCAGGAAGTTTCTTGTAGATCATTAGCAGAAAAACTGTAAGAATAAGAAGAGATGTGGGTGGACACATAAAATCAAGACCATTATTACCCTCTCAGGCGAGGTCAAACAACACGATTTACGTTGAGAACAAGGTATAGATTTTTGTTTGGGACATCAACTACATCTGCTTAATACCACAGAGAGTAAGATGTATTGAGTATTTACCTCAGATAATTCAGGTTATGTAATGCTGGTGCAAGTCTTTCTAACCCTTCCAGGCCTGAAGAACATCCAGTTAGATCTAGATCCTCTATATACGTGCAGGTCTCCATGATGAACGCTAGCACTGTGCAGTCTACAGCTGACATGTGAACTCCAGAAAGGTCTATCCTTACATATGATTGTAATGATTCTTGCACTAGAACCTTGTTTCGGGTTTCAAAGAGGTAGAAGAATATCCTCAGTAGATGTTGTTTCTTGTCTTTGCCTTCCTTCAGGTCTTGTTCTTCTAGAATGAGGTTCTTCAGCCAAGTGATGACTTCTCTGGAGGCCTGATCTGCTTGTTTGTCCAGGTATTCAGTTAGTATTGACCTGGTGGAGGCGTCTGATAAACCACACAGAAAACGGAGGAATATCTCACATCGTCCATCAGGATAGGACATGGCTCTAGTCAATGATTTCTGTAATTTCTCAGGAGAATATTCAGCATAATACACAAAGGCAGAGAAGAATTCCTGGACAGTGAGATGTAAGAAGGAAAAGGTCACAGGTTCCGCAGATTCTACCAAAAAACTTGATATGAGTTTTGACTTATTGTCCAAAAAGAAAGTATCCAGATCTCGATGATCAAATATAACCCTGTGATTCATGACTCCGTGTTCTGCCAACCATCCGATGGACTGCAGGAGCTTCTGAGCGCCACTTTTCTCCAGGCTGTGATTGGACAGGATGTTGGCGACAAATATGGCAAAGAGTTGTGTCACAGTTTTGGGTAATAATGAGACCTGCTGGTCATTGCTCGTTGGTTGGAAGCTTTTAGATAATACTGTACAGATGATCCAGCAGTAGGACGGGAGGTAACAGAACGTGTACAACGTCTCATTCTGCCTCACATAGGTAAAAGCCTTTTCTGCCAGTTCAAGGTCAGGGAAGAAATTTTCAAAGTAAGTCTGTCGTTGTTTTGGAAAAAATCCAATGATTTCTACAATTCGGTGGAAAACCTTACAATCTATTGATGCCAGTCTGGTCGGGCGACTGGTCATAAGAACAGAACAGCCATTAAGAAGAGACTTTCTCACCAAACTAACCACAATGTGACCACAATTTTTAGGCTCTTTAGGATCTGAGCACAAGTGGTGGGATGTGAAGTCCATTGTATGATTGCTTTCATCTAATCCATCAAATATAAAGAGAAGTTTCTCAGGATCTTGTAAGATGTTCCCAAGCTCCTTCCACAGATATGGGTATTGACCGAGGATCATGGTCTCCAGACTTGCCTTATCCAGTCTATTGAGTTCCCGAAATTTAAAGAAAAAGACAAAGGAGAATCTTTGATAGAGATCTCCCTTCACCCAGTCATAGACAAACTTCTGCATCAGCGTGGTCTTCCCTATACCGGGCACTCCGCTCACCAGCACCATATGTGGTACAAGTCTGGATTCATGGCACCAGCGGAAAATCTTGTCAGGAGAAATGTGTAggaatttgttttgttttttctttaaacATTCGGCATGTTTTAGCCCGGTCTTTATGAGTTCATTCTCATAGCGTTCCCTAAAGTGATCAGTGGAGAATATGATGAGGTTCACATAACGTGTGCAGAAGGAAAAGCTTAGTTCCTCGTGGTTACATCGTGGAGGATTGTTCTCTAGAAGTTCATGAGTGATTTCATATAAGTGTTTCTTGTGATGGCTCTGGATGTCTATAGAAAAAAAAGGCAGAAATAGAACACGAACTTTGGATGAAGAAATGTATAGTCAAACAACAAACGGAAAGAAGGCCCATCCCGATCAACAAGTTATAATTATGAGCACCTTAGAAAATTTACACTTTAGTTCCATTGGGAAAATATCAGAGTAAGATCTGTGGTCCTTCTGGCTCTTAAGGTATATGcagtaatttaaaggacatctaccagcaggataaaagattgtatgcaaatggatCAACATACTTAATGGTAACAATAAGAAGGCACAGTTCTATGTGGTTATATGTCTTTGCAGGCCTAAAAGAGAGTTATACATCAGGTAGTTCCCTGTGGCAATCGGGCAGATGTCCACAAGCTTTTATTCCACAACGTGGAAGCCCACGCATGGCTGTAATAATGACGTACAAAACTGCTTCATATCAAAAACGTCTCTAAGAGCTTTCAATACATTGTGCACTTACTTTTTAGCTCTGGCAGAAGTTGAGGTCCATCTTGATCCAATAGGATTTGCTCCACCAGAATGTCACCTAACAAGAAAGGACAGATCTGTAAGGGATACACTTATATAGTTCTCATCACAGTAGATCTACAGACCGAGACAAAGCCTAATTGTCCAACAGTGGGAAAAAGACCCAAACCCTGGAGTTTGATGACTTAGTGTTTCAGATCTTATGGTAAAGGGATTCTAGCTTAAGGTCTATGTCTGGTGGCCTTATTTTACTATGTATAAGGTCTGAATGACCCTGGGAGGGGTGAGCTCCATAGAAATGGCAAGAAAACAAGTGGCACACTGCCTGAATCAATAACATGAGGATTGCCCTGTTGCCTTTTGTCCCACCAGGTGGGTTCTTTTAAGTATAAATAATGGGCTTCAAGATAAATCATAGACATATAGGCAGTCACTGATCTTGCTGCAGGGTGCCACCATAAGGCATGCTGAAAAACGCAAGGTGCCACAGGAACCAAGGAGCCTCAGCCTATGGAGTACAGTCGCAACATGGAAACTGGACTAAGCGCAGTTCTATATTCAAACCATTTGGGGCCATAGGGTGAGCAGATATACAGTCCACATAATCCAATTTCTTTATGTGATATTATATCCATAATACTCCTCTCCAACCGCTATTCACATTTATTCTTCACCTTCTTGTATATTGCAAGCTTGTTGGATCTTAATACTATGGGATATTATTATAAATTGCTTGGAGATGGTGAATGTCATCCGAACTACAAACTACAACTCCGGGCTATAACTAGGTTTTTCTCCTCCATACAAGCCACACAGCACAGGACCTCTGCTGCCCATGTCACATGACTCTCAAAACAGGTCCTTCTGCTGAGACAGGGCCTCTTCTTCTCAGTTCTATCCACATGGTCCTCACGTAACAAGTCGTCTACATATACTGAGTCCTGTTGACTTAGAGAGGGTAAGTGATGGTGTGTGGCACATGGAGGAGCTTCCCCTTTCACCTGAGAAAAATGCCCTCCACCATCCAAACATCTACACCCCTGGACGAATGTGGAACCGATGCAGAATATGAATCTTATACAAGATATTACCTCTCTGATGGAGCTCCTCCAGCACAGCTTTCAGTCCTTGAGTACATTGATACTTCTGTAAGACATGAAGACTGACCCACAACGCGGTCACAGCTTGTCTTCCTCTTTGGAAAATATCTTCTAGCAAATTTCTGATCaatgtttttttatcattttctgtACCCGGCTTGAATTTCTAGAGCAGAAGAAAAATATACTATGACACGAGAACACACTTggcttgtactgtatataacaacatATCATGTCCCCTCACCTCAAGATCTGGGATATTTCGGGAGGTCAGCTCATGCAGGAGTGAAGGAAGACTCAACTTTCGGATGATGTAGAGCAGATCGTCTTGGAAATATTCATACGTCATCCTCAGGACATGATGTTCATACTGACAAAGCCGCTGGTAAAACCTCTTGGTGTCGCCATCTACCCAATAAAGAAGATACAAACATAAGGTCTTCTAGAACATAACAGCGTTTTATATACATTGTTCCTTTCCCGGATCATTTCAGAAGGGTCTGCAGCCCCCTGTGACCAGCACATAATCTTTCCACTTAGGTCGGTCCTCATACTTGGCTGCCTGACCGTCTTCAGGTATTGTGGTGGTTGCCTATATTAACACGTGTAGTGGACATTGTGGACATTGTGGACATTTAAATATTTCCCTTATACAAAGTGAGCACTTCTTACTctattttacatcaagggttaacttgcatgAATCTATAGTGTTTCGTTTGATGTCCAGCGTAGGAGGCTGATTGTGAGTGCACTTGATAATGTTGTGATGTGTTGGGGCAACAATGTGAGCATTGCAGACTCCAatagatttaaccccttcccgacatgtgtcgggtgcatggagagggatcacaggctgatccctctccatagccgataagtcgttgatgaatattgcagcaaagacttaccggtaacacccacgatctctGTTGGCAAAGCTGCtgaaggcttcaaaaagatggaggcACATGggtcgtcatcggggagcggcgattggtcgccatgacaacctcgggtctcccgaagacccgaggctgtctctttttaacccatttattacaatgtgtggtTTGCACATTTTagtgaatgaggtggaaattctctatatactgctatactgtagtatttatttttttgtgtgtcatTGAATTTTCTCTACTGGTTCATGCACTGTGTGGGAGTGTGGTTTTGTGTTTTAGTAGATCTTCTATTTTTAAGTGTCCGGCTTTTTGTAGAGCTGGTGTTAATGTTGAGTTGTTATAGTCTTCTTCTTGAAACTGTTGTGTTAGCAGGTTTGCTTCTTCCTCGAATTTTTCAACCATTGTGCAATTTCTTCTGAGTCATCTGTATTGACCATATGGTATGTTAGCTAACCATCTCGggagatggcagctgtgtctggatatacaggcagtccccaggttatgtacaagatagggtccggaggtttgttcttaagttgaatttgtatgtaagtcaaaactgtatattttataattgtagatccagacaaaaaaaattttggccccagtgacaattggagtttaaacattttttgctgtaatgggaccaaggattatcaataaagcttcattacagacaccttacagctgatcattgcaatctggggctacagtaacatccagagagcttcaccagaggtcagaggggtctgtctgtaactatgggttgtttgtaagtcggatgtccttaagtaggggacctcctgtatagttATTTTTGGATGTGGGCTTTCTATATGTACTGCATTCAAGTTTTCTCTCTTTTATATCTAAACTTGAAGTTTGCTTAAATTGGGTGAGAATTGAAGGTTAAATGTATTACTGTTTAGTGTTGCGATGAAATTGTCTAGTTCTATTTCACTTTTATTCCAAATTAAGATGATATCGTCTATACACCGGCACCAGAGCACCAGGCCGTCACCAAGCATGCAGTCTATGGTTAGTTCTTCCCAATATGCCATGAATAGAGTAGCATAGCTTGGGGTGA harbors:
- the LOC140069398 gene encoding NACHT, LRR and PYD domains-containing protein 12-like gives rise to the protein MTGFLLSLHRSSTHKSRTGERCRGFLNAANSRDLIMDQGSEMSVITEDDDGDTKRFYQRLCQYEHHVLRMTYEYFQDDLLYIIRKLSLPSLLHELTSRNIPDLEKFKPGTENDKKTLIRNLLEDIFQRGRQAVTALWVSLHVLQKYQCTQGLKAVLEELHQRGDILVEQILLDQDGPQLLPELKNIQSHHKKHLYEITHELLENNPPRCNHEELSFSFCTRYVNLIIFSTDHFRERYENELIKTGLKHAECLKKKQNKFLHISPDKIFRWCHESRLVPHMVLVSGVPGIGKTTLMQKFVYDWVKGDLYQRFSFVFFFKFRELNRLDKASLETMILGQYPYLWKELGNILQDPEKLLFIFDGLDESNHTMDFTSHHLCSDPKEPKNCGHIVVSLVRKSLLNGCSVLMTSRPTRLASIDCKVFHRIVEIIGFFPKQRQTYFENFFPDLELAEKAFTYVRQNETLYTFCYLPSYCWIICTVLSKSFQPTSNDQQVSLLPKTVTQLFAIFVANILSNHSLEKSGAQKLLQSIGWLAEHGVMNHRVIFDHRDLDTFFLDNKSKLISSFLVESAEPVTFSFLHLTVQEFFSAFVYYAEYSPEKLQKSLTRAMSYPDGRCEIFLRFLCGLSDASTRSILTEYLDKQADQASREVITWLKNLILEEQDLKEGKDKKQHLLRIFFYLFETRNKVLVQESLQSYVRIDLSGVHMSAVDCTVLAFIMETCTYIEDLDLTGCSSGLEGLERLAPALHNLNYLSFSANDLQETSCIHLASVLRNNPSLKILDLSDNRLSGPHFRDLMEALSSPACRIEALFLSSSYLQDVSCTHLASGIWNTPSLKTLELSNNRLAGPYLNDLMDALSSPVSRIETLYLDGNDLPNASCTQLASVVKNNLSLKTLFLYNNRLSGPRLSDLMEALSHPACRIQEIRMGDNGFTEEEEEELQKLETRKPKMKLYY